The Pyrenophora tritici-repentis strain M4 chromosome 10, whole genome shotgun sequence genome contains a region encoding:
- a CDS encoding Raffinose-syn domain containing protein, with product MVVNPNRQNVRRQYFTIDLAGRPKHGSSLSYTVTFRASENDPWKWANEHFSTSDGRLIYQSSEPLPQDLTWYLEGLPPFLDISKEQSDTPNTVLWDLTYPIVAASGKTSGHSSEKLGKPTNLSRWFAEVRLWGPWLAPRQGKDRFQPDKEAVLASFERHDGVHLVLLAVSGLNEVLTTLNHDGDGRVVMNSNNDSDKDGLVRIVASVGHSLEDAVAASMYYVRKLIMAYEQSTGQINEEEKALTDDFKPEWLENWYDGLTYCTWNGLGQKLTEEKIFDALESLRKNEINISNLIIDDNWQSLNTEGGDQFSNAWVEFEATKNGFPRGLKATVGDIRSKYPHIRHVAVWHAMFGYWGGIAPEGRIAKEYKTKVVQLKDGVSGGKIIVVTEEDVNRFYKDFYQFLSSCGVDSVKTDAQFFLDELHDADDRRNLIKAYQDAWSIAQLRSFSARAISCMSQAPPIIFHSQLPSNKPRVLLRNSDDFFPEVPASHPWHIFCNAHNSILTQHLNILPDWDMFQTSHDYAAFHAAGRCVSGGPIYITDVPGQHDVDLIAQMTGNTPRGDTVILRPHTVGKSTTAYNAYDDTALLKVSTYVGMAHSGVSILGVFNCTPKPVAELIGLDAFPGAEKGTYVIRSHTDGQVSKPTSVATNASFVHLDLPVRGWEILSAFPLLPFTLKRETGHDVQGPEDIQVAILGVVGKMTGAAAIVSSDAYVDRSSGRLRVWTSLKVLGSFGLYVSDLPKRDIQKDFFAVLFGRPIPAHCVRVSKHCENVLEIDTVRAWEETDSRAGWSNEVVVEVVIR from the exons ATGGTAGTCAATCCAAACAGACAGAATGTGCGGCGTCAGTACTTTACAATTGACCTTGCTGGACGCCCGAAACATGGATCTTCTTTGTCGTATACCGTCACTTTCAGGGCATCAGAA AATGACCCATGGAAATGGGCGAACGAACATTTTTCCACTTCGGATGGCCGCCTCATCTACCAATCATCAGAGCCGTTGCCGCAGGACCTGACTTGGTATCTTGAAGGTCTGCCACCGTTCTTGGACATTTCCAAGGAGCAAAGTGACACGCCTAATACGGTTCTCTGGGACCTCACCTACCCCATTGTGGCAGCGTCTGGCAAGACGTCCGGCCACTCGAGCGAGAAGCTTGGTAAACCAACGAACCTGTCCCGCTGGTTTGCGGAGGTCCGACTTTGGGGCCCATGGCTCGCTCCAAGACAGGGTAAGGACCGCTTTCAGCCTGATAAGGAGGCCGTGTTGGCATCCTTTGAACGTCACGACGGAGTTCATCTTGTGTTGCTCGCAGTCAGTGGTTTGAATGAGGTGCTGACAACGCTTAATCACGATGGTGATGGGAGAGTCGTTATGAACTCCAATAATGACAGCGACAAAGATGGTCTTGTACGCATCGTTGCTTCAGTAGGACACAGTTTGGAAGATGCTGTAGCAGCCTCCATGTACTATGTGCGAAAGCTCATCATGGCATACGAACAGTCAACAGGACAGATCAACGAAGAAGAAAAGGCCTTGACTGATGACTTCAAGCCTGAGTGGCTGGAGAATTGGTATGACGGGTTGACGTACTGCACTTGGAATGGTCTAGGCCAAAAGCTCACCGAAGAGAAGATCTTCGATGCCCTGGAATCTCTCCGCAAGAATGAAATCAACATCAGCAACCTTATCATCGACGACAATTGGCAATCACTCAACACGGAAGGCGGCGATCAATTTAGCAATGCCTGGGTTGAGTTCGAAGCAACTAAAAATGGGTTTCCACGTGGTCTCAAAGCTACAGTGGGCGATATTCGAAGCAAATACCCGCATATCCGCCATGTTGCTGTCTGGCATGCCATGTTCGGCTACTGGGGCGGTATTGCGCCAGAAGGCCGCATCGCAAAAGAGTACAAGACCAAGGTCGTCCAACTCAAGGACGGCGTCTCGGGTGGAAAGATCATTGTCGTCACAGAGGAAGATGTGAACCGCTTCTACAAGGACTTTTACCAATTTCTATCCTCGTGTGGTGTCGACTCTGTCAAGACCGATGCACAGTTCTTCCTGGATGAACTCCACGACGCAGACGACCGTCGCAATCTGATCAAAGCCTACCAAGACGCATGGTCCATTGCTCAACTTCGCTCCTTTTCCGCGCGAGCCATATCCTGCATGTCGCAAGCACCCCCCATCATTTTCCACTCACAACTACCATCCAACAAACCACGTGTGTTGCTCCGGAACTCAGATGACTTCTTCCCTGAAGTGCCAGCAAGCCATCCATGGCACATCTTCTGCAACGCACACAACTCCATCTTGACCCAGCATCTGAACATTCTGCCTGATTGGGACATGTTCCAAACAAGTCACGACTACGCTGCTTTTCATGCTGCGGGACGCTGTGTCAGTGGAGGACCAATCTACATCACCGACGTACCAGGCCAGCACGACGTCGATCTCATTGCGCAGATGACTGGAAACACACCAAGAGGCGACACAGTGATTCTGCGTCCACACACCGTTGGCAAAAGCACAACCGCATACAACGCCTACGATGACACGGCCCTCCTCAAAGTAAGCACCTACGTCGGCATGGCACACAGCGGCGTCTCCATCCTGGGTGTCTTCAACTGCACCCCCAAGCCCGTCGCCGAACTCATCGGCCTTGATGCTTTCCCCGGCGCAGAAAAGGGTACCTACGTCATCCGCTCGCACACCGACGGCCAGGTCAGCAAGCCGACAAGCGTGGCTACTAATGCCTCGTTTGTACATCTCGACCTGCCAGTCCGCGGCTGGGAAATCCTCTCCGCATTCCCTCTTCTGCCATTCACCCTGAAGCGAGAGACAGGCCATGACGTACAGGGCCCAGAAGACATCCAAGTAGCCATCTTGGGCGTAGTAGGTAAAATGACAGGTGCAGCGGCTATAGTGTCTAGTGACGCATATGTGGATAGGAGTTCGGGTCGACTGAGAGTTTGGACTAGTCTCAAGGTTTTGGGATCGTTTG GCCTCTACGTCTCCGATCTCCCCAAACGAGATATCCAAAAGGACTTTTTTGCTGTCTTGTTCGGTCGGCCTATTCCTGCGCATTGCGTGAGGGTGAGCAAGCATTGTGAGAATGTGCTTGAGATTGATACGGTGAGGGCGTGGGAGGAGACGGATTCTAGGGCCGGGTGGAGTAATGAGGTTGTTGTTGAGGTTGTTATTCGGTAG
- a CDS encoding ERG9, Phytoene-squalene synthetase: MPSPMSILYYAVHPSELRSIIQWKVWHNPVHERNEAKESESLKRCFHFLNKTSRSFAAVILELHPDLLVPVTLFYLVLRGLDTVEDDMTIPLAKKEPILRNFQDLLEQDGWNFTENGPNEKDRQLLVEFNVVIEEFKKIKPAYQEIIKDITKRMGNGMADYANNAEFNAGVDTIKDYELYCHYVAGLVGEGCTRLFVEAGLANAALLKKPELMESMGQFLQQVNITRDIKEDLDDGRRFWPREIWSKHVDKFEDLFKEENKQKALNCSSEMILTALTRADDCLYYLAGLREQSVFNFCAIPQTMAIATLETCFQNYALFQKNVKITKGEACQLMVESTQNLQLVCEVFRRYARKIAKKNNPHDPNFLKISITLGRIEQFIESIFPSHQPPVDRKLPSSIEEAIKKQKEDNEAKWDLIYIIAAVLGTVLFMTFIMLGIAWLAGARFDIAYSQFKTEFGKLMSLAGLDNGTAQVTEVHETLVKSEL; the protein is encoded by the exons ATGCCGAGCCCCATGAGCATTCTCTACTACGCTGTTCACCCCAGTGAACTGCGCTCTATCATCCAATG GAAAGTATGGCACAACCCCGTACACGAGCGCAACGAGGCGAAAGAAAGCGAATCCCTGAAACGATGCTTTCACTTCCTCAACAAGACAAGCCGTAGTTTCGCCGCCGTCATCCTCGAATTGCACCCTGATCTTTTGGTGCCCGTCACACTATTTTACCTGGTACTGCGAGGTCTCGATACCGTGGAGGATGACATGACCATACCTCTGGCGAAGAAGGAGCCTATTTTGCGCAACTTCCAGGATCTCCTAGAGCAGGATGGATGGAACTTTACCGAAAATGGCCCCAACGAGAAGGACAGGCAGCTTCTGGTCGAGTTCAATGTAGTGATTGAGGAGTTCAAGAAGATCAAGCCAGCCTACCAGGAGATCATCAAGGACATCACCAAGCGCATGGGTAACGGCATGGCCGACTACGCGAACAACGCTGAATTCAATGCTGGTGTAGACACCATCAAGGACTACGAACTCTACTGCCATTACGTCGCAGGTCTCGTTGGCGAGGGTTGCACGCGCCTCTTTGTTGAGGCTGGGTTGGCGAACGCAGCGCTACTGAAGAAGCCCGAGCTCATGGAGTCCATGGGTCAGTTCCTCCAGCAGGTCAACATCACCCGTGACATCAAAGAGGACCTCGATGACGGACGGCGATTCTGGCCAAGAGAGATTTGGTCCAAGCATGTCGACAAGTTTGAAGACCTGTTCAAGGAGGAGAACAAGCAAAAGGCACTCAACTGCAGCTCAGAGATGATTCTGACTGCGTTGACTCGGGCTGACGACTGCTTATATTATCTAGCTGGTCTCCGGGAGCAGAGCGTGTTCAACTTCTGTGCTATTCCGCAGACCATGGCGATTGCGACGCTGGAGACGTGCTTCCAGAACTACGCCCTTTTCCAGAAGAACGTCAAGATTACCAAGGGCGAGGCGTGTCAGTTGATGGTAGAGTCGACACAGAACCTGCAGCTTGTCTGCGAGGTCTTCAGGCGATATGCTCGCAAGATCGCCAAGAAGAACAACCCACATGACCCCAATTTCCTGAAGATTAGCATCACATTGGGAAGA ATTGAGCAATTCATCGAGTCGATATTCCCGTCGCACCAACCTCCAGTCGACAGGAAGTTGCCATCCAGCATAGAGGAGGCAATCAAGAAACAAAAGGAAGACAACGAAGCCAAATGGGACCTGATTTACATCATCGCGGCTGTTTTGGGAACCGTCCTCTTTATGACCTTCATTATG CTTGGTATCGCCTGGCTCGCTGGTGCTCGTTTCGACATTGCCTATTCTCAATTCAAGACTGAGTTTGGCAAGCTCATGAGCCTCGCAGGATTAGACAACGGCACGGCGCAAGTAACAGAGGTGCATGAGACTCTGGTCAAGAGTGAACTATGA
- a CDS encoding CDC33, Translation initiation factor 4E (eIF-4E), giving the protein MAEVAAAPKGDQQVPLDTIPISPTENSGESKEESTNNTSSEGEIRTVFHDPENFNVKHPLMNTWTLWFTKPPSGKGDNWAELLKEVISFDSVEEFWGIYNNITPTSDLALKSDYHLFKKGVRPEWEDSQNKHGGKWAFQFKDKKAINIDALWLHVMLAAIGENLEDEDDNEVMGVVVNVRRGFYRIGLWTRSVGRAISGEGGKGRTQEQGKEVLLKIGRRFKQALQLKDNDSVEFSGHTDAAHAGSTRAKAKFSV; this is encoded by the exons ATGGCCGAAGTAGCAGCTGCACCAAAGGGCGATCAGCAGGTTCCGCTGGACACGATTCCCATCTCGCCTACGGAGAACTCTGGCGAGAGCAAGGAGGAATCGACCAACAACACGTCATCTGAGGGCGAGATCCGTACCGTCTTCCATGACCCAGAGAACTTCAATGTCAAGCACCCGCTCATGAACACATGGACGCTATGGTTCACCAAGCCTCCGAGTGGCAAG GGCGACAACTGGGCTGAGCTGCTGAAAGAGGTCATCTCGTTTGACTCAGTTGAAGAGTTCTGGGGCATCTAC AACAATATTACCCCCACATCCGACCTCGCGCTCAAGTCTGACTACCATCTGTTTAAGAAGGGCGTACGGCCCGAGTGGGAAGACTCGCAGAACAAGCACGGCGGCAAGTGGGCTTTCCAGTTCAAGGACAAGAAGGCCATCAACATCGATGCGCTCTGGCTTCACGTCATGTTGGCCGCCATCGGCGAGAACCTCGAGGACGAGGATGACAACGAGGTCATGGGTGTTGTCGTCAACGTTAGGCGAGGCTTCTACCGTATCGGTCTCTGGACGCGCTCCGTCGGCCGCGCCATCTCGGGCGAGGGAGGCAAGGGCAGGACTCAGGAGCAGGGCAAGGAGGTTCTGCTGAAGATCGGTAGGCGATTCAAGCAGGCGCTTCAGCTCAAGGACAACGACTCGGTTGAGTTCTCTGGTCATACCGATGCCGCTCATGCTGGCAGTACCCGCGCAAAGGCCAAGTTCAGCGTCTAA
- a CDS encoding WD40 repeat protein, whose protein sequence is MPFGHHNHHAHNDPAQGIYAAASALGSIGAPGGNLRGATQGTTRAGTDAFLPGSSGNGQQPQTQAQAQAEGYLPSTAPPAANSSFETPRQRAPTIGGRTTEDLHGQNNAGQHVGPPPSSASAQPMYNPPDNYRSAPNISVDHGTPQNSQYGAPAVPGSLQPAGGSGQAQQQQQQQQRPGPSTAYTAPVVPTQTQIASNAQQYTLPTRSNTISQPQHSPHSSHSYSRSSPAGLGPDQKYIPFSNTPPEQQPKYAAGTPAQKYYPTTPSGAASQSPLGLADIRPRANSTMDHEGSMGVHGTNMVSDQIKVPSNSNYLAPWSIYAYDWCKWSVPGGNSAGKMAVGSYLEDNHNFIRILDTQIAPQDVSSPGATPYGVEYNAIAEATCSFPVTRMLWEPPSSQKQSTDLLATSGDHLRLWSLPQASGNNMSNTITRSSSVNTREPQLPKLTPLALLSNSKTPEHTAPLTSLDWNTMSPKLIITSSIDTTCTIWDIPSLTAKTQLIAHDKEVFDVRFCAGSVDVFVSCGADGSVRMFDLRSLEHSTIIYEPSDKGGDRDKGSPTGGRMSPTKAQQTMSYAPPLLRLAASPHDSHLLATFAADSNLIRILDVRQPGQALLELRGHSAAVNSIEWNPSRRGMLASGGDDSLVLIWDLLHANNGATISGEHASTQPPAAPPTTHAANGAAGAQNVPVGQKGPYASWRCDYEVGNISWAPQSALTGQGGEWVGVAGGRGIWGVKL, encoded by the exons ATGCCGTTCGGCCATCATAACCACCACGCGCATAACGATCCAGCGCAGGGCATCTACGCTGCGGCGTCGGCGCTAGGAA GTATAGGAGCACCTGGAGGCAATCTGCGGGGCGCCACCCAAGGCACCACTCGGGCAGGTACCGACGCCTTCTTGCCCGGGAGCAGTGGAAATGGCCAGCAGCCACAGACACAGGCACAGGCACAAGCTGAGGGATATCTGCCGTCGACGGCACCGCCCGCTGCGAATTCGAGTTTTGAGACACCACGCCAACGAGCACCGACGATAGGAGGACGCACTACCGAAGACCTTCATGGGCAGAACAACGCAGGTCAACATGTTGGCCCCCCGCCCTCGTCGGCGTCGGCGCAGCCCATGTATAACCCGCCCGACAACTATCGATCGGCGCCCAACATCAGCGTTGACCATGGCACTCCCCAGAACAGCCAATATGGCGCCCCGGCAGTACCCGGCAGTCTCCAGCCCGCGGGCGGCTCAGGCCAGGcgcaacaacaacaacagcagcagcagcgaccGGGGCCGTCTACCGCCTACACGGCACCCGTCGTGCCTACCCAGACGCAAATAGCCAGCAACGCGCAGCAATACACGCTCCCCACGCGCTCAAACACTATCTCGCAGCCACAGCACTCTCCGCACTCGTCGCATTCCTACTCGCGCTCGAGCCCAGCTGGCCTGGGCCCCGATCAAAAATACATTCCTTTTTCCAATACGCCCCCTGAACAGCAACCCAAGTACGCCGCTGGAACTCCGGCCCAGAAGTATTACCCCACCACCCCTTCTGGCGCCGCCTCGCAGTCGCCGCTCGGCCTGGCTGATATTAGGCCTCGCGCAAACTCGACCATGGACCATGAGGGGAGCATGGGCGTCCACGGCACTAACATGGTCAGCGACCAGATCAAGGTGCCCTCGAACAGCAACTACCTCGCGCCATGGAGCATATACGCCTACGACTGGTGTAAATGGAGTGTTCCTGGCGGTAACAGCGCCGGCAAGATGGCCGTGGGCAGTTATCTAGAAGACAACCACAATTTCATTCGCATCCTGGACACCCAAATTGCGCCCCAGGATGTCTCGTCTCCCGGCGCAACACCCTACGGCGTCGAGTACAACGCAATCGCCGAAGCTACATGCTCCTTTCCCGTCACGCGAATGCTATGGGAGCCGCCATCGTCGCAGAAGCAGTCTACCGACCTCCTCGCAACGTCTGGCGACCACCTGCGCCTGTGGTCACTACCCCAAGCCTCTGGAAACAACATGAGCAACACAATCACTCGCTCATCGTCTGTCAACACCCGAGAGCCCCAACTCCCTAAGCTCACCCCGCTCGCGCTCCTCTCAAACTCCAAGACGCCCGAACACACCGCACCCCTCACATCCCTCGATTGGAACACCATGTCGCCCAAACTCATCATTACCTCCAGTATAGACACAACCTGTACGATATGGGACATACCGTCTCTGACAGCCAAGACACAATTGATTGCGCACGACAAGGAAGTCTTCGATGTGCGCTTCTGCGCAGGCAGCGTTGATGTCTTTGTCAGCTGTGGTGCCGATGGCAGTGTCCGCATGTTTGACCTCCGCAGTCTAGAACACAGCACAATCATCTACGAGCCCTCAGATAAGGGTGGTGATAGAGACAAAG GCTCACCAACAGGCGGCCGCATGTCGCCCACCAAAGCGCAGCAAACCATGTCGTATGCGCCTCCACTCCTCCGACTCGCCGCATCCCCTCACGACTCCCACCTCCTCGCCACCTTCGCCGCCGATTCAAACCTCATCCGCATCCTCGACGTCCGGCAACCCGGCCAAGCCCTCCTCGAACTGCGCGGCCACTCCGCTGCCGTCAACAGCATAGAATGGAACCCGTCTCGACGCGGCATGCTCGCCTCTGGCGGTGACGATTCTCTCGTCCTCATCTGGGACCTGTTGCACGCAAACAACGGCGCTACAATCAGCGGCGAACACGCCTCCACTCAACCTCCTGCCGCACCCCCAACCACACATGCTGCAAACGGTGCTGCTGGCGCTCAAAACGTACCCGTCGGTCAAAAGGGTCCGTATGCTAGCTGGAGATGCGACTACGAAGTCGGCAATATCAGTTGGGCACCGCAGAGTGCGCTTACGGGCCAGGGCGGCGAATGGGTTGGTGTTGCCGGTGGACGTGGTATCTGGGGCGTCAAGTTATGA
- a CDS encoding DnaJ, DnaJ-class molecular chaperone with C-terminal Zn finger domain protein has product MVVETAYYDALGVPPTASELEIKKAYRKLAIKLHPDKNPGDETAHAKFQQIGEAYQILSDEQLRAAYDKYGKEGAMPSSGFGMDMYESILIARR; this is encoded by the exons ATGGTTGTAGAAACCGCCTACTACGACGCCCTCGGCGTACCGCCCACTGCATCAGAGCTGGAAATTAAGAAGGCATACCGCAAGCTCGCCATCAAACTCCACCCAG ATAAGAACCCCGGCGACGAGACGGCGCATGCAAAGTTCCAACAG ATCGGCGAGGCATACCAAATACTCAGCGATGAACAGCTGCGAGCAGCATACGACAAATATGGCAAGGAAGGCGCTATGCCCAGCAGTGGATTCGGTATGGACATGTATGAAAGTATTCTAATCGCACGACGCTGA
- a CDS encoding CTP-transf-2 domain containing protein: MPPSHKPVRRALLLLPPAPSPSSYASLKAAYNAPLFTVLKELATCPSRVQGATLLEIVLPCPHLYGHLDAPRALHYATTQQLVADLYKLICITASREAIDTEDDEGIDARVVLVAYPRNGQLTAPLPDATPEQELQGPVIDMHTLAKSLRVWDAVYSVESEEGEQVLKSFLSSSISQQAVTKVRGGIVSVETSEPEPSADQAVNHLSVAVGGTFDHLHIGHKLLITMSAFMLGRRSPSTPDAPPSVLTVGITGDALLQNKKFAEHLESWKERQRSVHAFLSSLVYFGPENDERVCIREVQAPGPNGHVVNVDYPFGLTIRYVEIWDPFGPTITDRDISALVLSLETRSGGAAVNKKRVEQGWGPLEVFEVAVLDASEEDNVDETFQSKLSSTEIRRKRSERT, encoded by the coding sequence ATGCCGCCGTCTCACAAGCCTGTCCGCCGTGcactgctgctgctgccgcccgCACCATCGCCATCGTCATATGCATCACTCAAGGCCGCCTACAACGCGCCACTATTCACCGTCTTGAAAGAGCTGGCCACATGTCCATCCAGGGTCCAAGGTGCCACACTTTTAGAAATTGTATTGCCATGTCCGCATCTATACGGCCATCTTGATGCGCCACGGGCACTGCACTACGCTACCACTCAGCAGCTCGTGGCCGACCTCTACAAGCTCATCTGCATCACTGCGAGCAGAGAAGCCATCGACACAGAGGATGATGAGGGCATCGACGCCCGCGTTGTGCTCGTTGCATATCCCAGGAATGGTCAGTTGACGGCGCCCCTGCCTGATGCTACTCCAGAGCAAGAGCTGCAAGGACCGGTGATCGACATGCACACACTAGCCAAGAGTTTGCGAGTCTGGGACGCCGTCTACTCTGTCGAGAGCGAAGAGGGCGAgcaggtgctaaagagctTTCTTTCCTCGTCCATCTCTCAGCAAGCTGTTACCAAAGTCCGGGGTGGTATAGTCAGTGTCGAAACCTCAGAACCAGAGCCCTCGGCCGACCAGGCCGTGAATCACCTCTCCGTCGCTGTTGGGGGGACATTCGATCATCTACATATTGGTCACAAGCTTCTGATCACCATGTCTGCCTTTATGCTTGGTAGAAGATCGCCGTCTACCCCCGATGCACCCCCAAGTGTACTCACCGTCGGAATCACCGGCGACGCCCTGCTACAGAATAAGAAATTCGCTGAACACCTGGAAAGCTGGAAGGAGCGCCAACGATCCGTACACGCTTTCCTTTCTTCTCTCGTCTACTTTGGCCCCGAGAATGATGAGCGCGTCTGCATACGAGAAGTCCAAGCTCCCGGGCCGAACGGACATGTCGTCAACGTCGACTATCCTTTCGGCTTGACCATCAGATATGTCGAGATCTGGGATCCGTTTGGCCCAACCATCACCGACAGGGACATTTCTGCCTTGGTCCTCTCCCTCGAGACGCGGAGTGGGGGTGCTGCCGTCAACAAAAAGCGGGTTGAGCAGGGGTGGGGTCCCCTGGAGGTGTTTGAAGTTGCCGTTCTCGATGCCAGCGAAGAAGACAACGTGGATGAGACGTTCCAGAGCAAGCTGAGCAGTACCGAGATCCGTCGCAAACGGAGCGAGCGTACATAA
- a CDS encoding Rdx domain containing protein — translation MSLDVKGRLRNVFTLLERMYIVHVALIHKVQFGQELLSTFGNQIGEIALIPATGGLFSVELTYVPVSVEDGEKVEAKKVLLWDRKTEGGFPETKVLKQRVRDHIDPNRDLGHSDKHGKNKEDKAEEKKDEQEQKESNEGVEVKRNPDGTVCEDCNA, via the exons ATGTCGCTGGATGTTAAGGGCAGGCTACGTAATGTTTTCACCTTGCTTGAGCGTATGTACATAGTTCACGTGGCGCTAATACATAAGGTGCAGTTTGGCCAAGAACTTCTATCTACGTTTGGCAATCAGATTGGTGAGATTGCGTTGATACCAGCTACCGGGGGTTTGTTTAGTGTGGAGTTG ACATATGTACCCGTGTCAGTGGAGGATGGAGAGAAGGTAGAGGCGAAGAAGGTGTTGCTTTGGGATAGGAAGACCGAGGGTGGATTTCCAG AGACCAAGGTGCTGAAGCAGCGGGTTAGGGATCATATTGATCCTAACCGCGATTTGGGACATTCGGATAAACATGGAAAGAATAAAGAGGACAAGGctgaagagaagaaggacGAGCAAGAGCAAAAGGAATCGAATGAGGGCGTGGAGGTGAAGAGGAATCCAGATGGGACAGTCTGTGAGGACTGCAATGCTTGA